From one Lolium rigidum isolate FL_2022 chromosome 4, APGP_CSIRO_Lrig_0.1, whole genome shotgun sequence genomic stretch:
- the LOC124650044 gene encoding AT-hook motif nuclear-localized protein 20-like: MAWWAGSMGGMDLRNHLSQFGGPPGGGAMGGGDQAPTTPNSSGSNNHDDESGAAQDSPTAGAGDNSPTPGASGGSGGGGGSSSGRRPRGRPAGSKNKPKPPIIITRESPNTLRSHVLEIASGADIMEAVATFARRRQRGVSVLSGSGVVGNVTLRQPAAPPGSVVTLHGRFEILSLSGAFLPSPCPPGATGLAVYLAGGQGQVVGGTVVGELVASGPVMVVAATFSNATYERLPLADEEPGGEGGIAPTGSDGMQLPEGPPLGGNGGMGAPPGLPDPSSMPFYNLPPNLMPNGGGQMSPHDVFGSFRPPPPAF, translated from the coding sequence ATGGCGTGGTGGGCTGGGAGCATGGGCGGCATGGACCTCCGCAACCACCTCTCGCAGTTCGGCGGCCCGCCCGGCGGCGGTGCCATGGGAGGCGGCGACCAGGCACCAACCACACCAAACAGCAGCGGGAGCAACAACCATGATGATGAGTCCGGAGCCGCACAGGACTCCCCCACTGCCGGCGCGGGCGACAACTCCCCTACCCCGGGCGCATCCGGAGGGAGCGGAGGCGGAGGGGGTTCTTCGTCTGGCAGGCGGCCGCGAGGGAGGCCGGCTGGATCCAAGAACAAGCCCAAGCCGCCGATCATCATCACGCGGGAGAGCCCCAACACCCTGCGCTCGCACGTGCTCGAGATCGCCAGCGGCGCCGACATCATGGAGGCGGTCGCCACGTTCgcgcgccggcgccagcgcgggGTCTCCGTGCTCTCCGGCAGCGGCGTCGTCGGCAACGTCACCCTGCGCCAGCCCGCGGCGCCGCCCGGCTCCGTCGTCACGCTCCACGGCCGCTTCGAGATCCTCTCCCTCTCCGGCGCCTTTCTACCCTCGCCTTGCCCGCCCGGCGCCACCGGCCTTGCCGTCTATCTCGCCGGCGGACAGGGCCAGGTCGTCGGAGGCACGGTCGTCGGGGAGCTCGTCGCGTCTGGGCCCGTCATGGTCGTCGCGGCCACCTTCTCCAACGCTACCTACGAGCGCCTTCCGCTCGCCGATGAAGAGCCTGGTGGCGAGGGGGGCATCGCACCCACCGGGTCAGACGGGATGCAGCTGCCGGAGGGACCGCCTCTCGGAGGAAATGGCGGGATGGGTGCGCCGCCCGGACTGCCAGACCCCTCCTCAATGCCATTCTACAACTTGCCGCCGAACCTGATGCCCAACGGCGGCGGTCAGATGTCGCCGCACGATGTGTTTGGCTCGTTTCGGCCACCACCGCCGGCCTTCTAG